The Conger conger chromosome 15, fConCon1.1, whole genome shotgun sequence genome contains a region encoding:
- the LOC133111993 gene encoding uncharacterized protein LOC133111993 has product MARKSMHFTSKHNKLEPLVVCGHSPMEKQKWTKATNRVLEKEKEERRRAEEQKMRKEQKKKIAESGRQEEEEKRHKKELEIAAKEGKRMKMEEQRKRQKQRKQVQEMERKEQEEKNRQVKENLVRENEREKWMKWREDKWRPESR; this is encoded by the exons ATGGCAAGAAAGTCGATGCACTTTACA TCAAAGCACAACAAATTGGAGCCACTGGTGGTCTGTGGCCATTCCCCTATGGAA aagcaaaaatggacaaaggcAACAAATAGAGTCCtggaaaaggagaaggaggagagaaggcgagcggaggaacagaagatgaggaaggaacagaaaaagAAGATTGCTGAGAGTGGCaggcaagaggaagaggaaaaaagacacaagaaggaactggaaatagcagcaaaggagggaaagagaatgaagatggaggagcagagaaaaagacaaaagcagaggaaacaagtgcaggagatggagagaaaagagcaggaggagaagaacaggcaggtgaaggaaaacctggtgagagaaaatgaaagggaGAAGTGGATGAAGTGGAGAGAAGACAAATGGAggccagaaagcagataa